Genomic segment of Salvia hispanica cultivar TCC Black 2014 chromosome 2, UniMelb_Shisp_WGS_1.0, whole genome shotgun sequence:
TGCAGTATCCCGAGCTGAAGAAGGAGCCTTACGTCCTCGAGCGGACGATCAATGGATTCTCTAGGAGGCCTATGCTCGCCATGGAGGTCCTCAAGTCGCGGGAGCTCCTCCTCTCGCTCTCGGAATCGATCGCCTTTCACCGCCTCCCCAATTTCGAGACCCTCGCCGTGATCACCAAGGCCAAGGGCGCCAACGCCTACTCCTGGGATGAGAGGCGCGGATTTCTCTGCTTTGCGCGCCAGAGGAGGGTTTGCATCTTCAGACACGATGGTGAGTAATCGTTAATTTAACGACATTCAGcttttcttcaagttttttGCTTTTATGGTTTATTAGGTTTAGCAATTGGGTTGACCGGGGTGGGGAGCTAGTTCAATCCAATATGAAGATGGTAGCTTTTACTATATGGTTTAGTGGGTTCTGAATTACGATGATGTTTTGTCACATTTAAATGAGGTTGGCCACATTAAATCAACagaacaaaaaattgaattttgtatACTATAATTTGATCTTTTGAATGAATCCCTGTTCATAGGTTTGGATGTTTGTATGTGGTTTCATTATGATACCCTATCTATCATGTTTTTGCAAAGGTTAAGTTTACATCTTTGCCAGGATTTCTGCCAAGTATATGTGAATTGATGGTTGATGGTTCTTCTGGATAGAACTATGGTTTTATGAGTTTTGTTGTTTGTGCAGGGGGACGGGGTTTCGTAGAGGTAAAAGATTTTGGTGTTCCCGATTCAGTCAAATCAATGTCATGGTGTGGTGAGAATATATGTTTGGGGATTCGAAAGGAGTATGTGATATTAAATTCCACAAATGGTGTGTTGTCTGAGGTGTTCCCCTCTGGAAGGATTGCTTCACCTTTGGTCGTATCTCTTCCAACTGGGGAGCTTCTTCTTGGGAAGGTACTGCAGTTTTTGTGAGTGGTTCATATGATTGATTCATGTTAATACACTGTGGGGGTGTGTTAAACTTGAAGCCCTTTCTATCCCACATCAACTTAATAAAGATCCTGACTATAAAAGTTTGGATTTCCCTCTTCCATTATAAGGCCTTTAAAGAATAAAGGGGAAGATGAGCCCAATTCTTATGCATTCTATACGTTTTAGTCAATTAGATTGCTATCATTTAGCATGGTCACTTACGTCTATTTCGCAGcacttttcaataaaataatgctCTTTGGTATCCTTCTTCAGAACTTAACAAGTTcagttgttttattttcctcaGGATAATATTGGAGTGTTTGtcgaccaaaatggaaaacttCTTCAGGAAGGCAGGATTTGCTGGTCAGAGGCTCCTGCAGCAGTTGTTGTCGAAAAGCCATATGCAGTAGGTCTTCTACCAAGACATATTGAGGTATCTTTACACTTTACTGTAGATAACTCCATACTTCTATCCTTTTCAATACATCAACCATACTTCTATCCTTTTTCAATACATCAATTATATTCAGGCTTAGTAAACGTTTTGGATGTAGATACGGTCCCTTCGTGATCCTTATCCACTGATCCAGACCGTTGTTCTCCGGAATGTTCGTCGGATCCTCCAGAGTGCCCATGTTATAGTTGTTGCATTAGAGAGTTCCGTTTATGGCTTCTTTCCTGTTCCTATCGGGGCACAGGTATGTCCTTTCTAAAAATTCATGGCTTGTTCAATACAAGTTAGTTCACCCATGTCTCATGGCTATTAACTTCCTCAATCgttcaatttttatatcttaagAATGATagttgatatgtgaattaatgATTACTGCATTTGCTGACGTCTGAAGTAATGTATCATCTAAAGCTACTATATAATGGAAATTCGTATGAGGATTATGTGAATGCTACTAGAAATATATGCAGTAATTATTTCCTGTTCTTACAAGATATAGTAACTTTAGACGTCCTGATCACTTCAGCTTTCTCTTTTTCCAAATATAATAAGGTAAGGGATAAATCATCAATGGGAATACACTTAGGAGATGCAAAGCATAATCTTAGAAGCTAATAATTAGCATCAaagcttaatttattttttgaaataaaagcTTAAGCTCAGTAGAAATTCAATCACTTCCTCAATgacctttttcttctttcttaccACCCAGATTGTACAACTAACAGCTTCAGGCAACTTTGAGGAAGCACTGGCTTTGTGCAAGCTACTTCCTCCTGAAGATTCAAACCTCCGAGCCGCAAAGGAGCAGTCAATTCATATTAGGTAAACATCGGTCCTTATTCTAATGTACTTTTTCCACCCTTACTCTATTTGGGTGTGAAGGtcattaaattgaaaatataagtGCAAAAGGGGCTAGAAATAACTCGGCGATTTGTTAAGGCTATATCTTTACATCTCTGTATAGGAAGTCAAGACCTAGGTTATCTGAGGTGACTGGCTCCTCTAACTGATTTCATATCTAAACACTTGAAGACTGCCTAGGTATTCAGAATTGAGATATTATCATGGGAGTTTTAGTAAACATAGCGATTAAATATGGAAATGTGTAACAACAACACTATCTTGTAGTAATTGTTAGCATCTTTTCAATGCAATTGAGCTTCGTCGTTATGTGATCCAATGTTGCTGAACTTGAGTCAACTGACTCAATACCCTTCTCTATCGTTCTCTCCTTCATCTTTTCTATTAGGCTGGTGAGCTGGTCAGACCAATGAAATAGAGACTAGAGTAAAGGTGATTAAGATAAATAGTGAATGAGGAACAAAGAAAATCCGATTGAAATAAATAGTCAGcaagaaaaacaaagagaaTCCCTCCTTTCACGAGGCCCTACAACATGATTTTCCCCAAACTCCTCTCACAAAGCTTACAGCGGACGCTATcccaaaataattatcaaatgATGTTCCTAGCTTGACACGCTAATAACTATTTCAGGACCTAAAAACTGGAACCCCAAGTAAATAACTTGGAGCCCACAGAAGAGTGTGATCCATCACTTTTTCTAACCCTAAATAACTAAATAGATTAAGGAAATTAAAGGTAACTAAGAATGAAAACATCATTAGATTGTTGCTATCTTGACTGCCGGATCTTAGTTTTTAAAAGCTAATGAACAGGAGATCACTATGTAATTGAAAATTCAAGCCATGTCCTGCAAATGCTGCTATTTATGACTTATTAGATTGCCTAAAGCATGATGTTGAATCATATTTATTCAGATATGCTCACTATTTATTTGAGAATGGGGACTATGAGGAGGCAATGGAACATTTTTATGCATCTCAAGTGGAAATCAATTATGTGCTTTCTTTGTATCCATCAATCGTTCTTCCCAAATCATCTGTTATACCTGACCCTGAGCAATATATGGATGTTGGTGGAGATGCTCCAGTTCTATCAAGAGGTTCCTCAAGCTTGTCAGATGACATGGAATCTTCACTTCCACTTCATGCCCTAGATTCTGAGGAAAGAACAGATCTTGAATCCAGGAAAATGAGCCACAATACTCTGATGGCTCTCATTAAGTTCTTGCAGAGGAAAAGatttattattgttgaaaAAGCTGCTGCAGAAGGAACTGAGGAGGCTGTTTCAGATGCCGTAGGACATAATTTCGTTTCTTATGGTAGTGGTCGGCCAAGGAAAACGGTAAAGGTAAAGGAGTTGctaatttatatttgtatttgttttgAGGTGCTGGAGTTATATTGTGCAGTTTATGGGACCCATATCATTTTAATAGCTCAAGCATGTTTTCGATGAATGGTAGAGGTGTTCTTCCTGTTCCAAGGTGAATAGGGGGGTTGAATTAAATACCCTAAAATAGACATTATCAAGTAATAACTCAAAAGTCTCAAACATGATTCTACTTAATGTGTCCTAATGCTGTATAGCACTTAAGTTTCTGcaaaattttgaatctttTTATACTTACTCCACCATGAATTTGTTAGAGTAATGGCGGTTGCTCATGGAAAAGAACAAAgagaaacaaacaaaagaacTGAAACAAAACTCTCCTGCGAAGAGGCCACAACATAGAACAGACTTGCTCAACCTTAATTATATTTCTGATTGAATGAAGCGTAAGGAACATAACTGTATAAATGACGAGCTGACTGAAcctaatgaaaaaaaaactcctcACTGGTTCAACTCTAATAGATAAAAGCTTAACCACTAATAAACTTGACTCCTTAAAGAAACAGACTCCTCAATGATAcaaataactaataaaaaataattaatactagtaactaattaaaatcTGCAACCAATGATCTTTATCAGAATTATTGTGCATGTTTAAGAATTGCAGTGCCTTTATTAAgttttttatccatttttcctgGATAGATGACGTGGATTGGCCTGAGTTTGCATATAAACtagaaaattttcaatgtACCTACAGCTTTTTCTCGTTTTTAATAATCCTTCATGAGAAGTGCAtgatttcatttcaattttataaatttattactgtTACTGCATAAAGCATGCCTTGAATCTAATTGTGCCATTAAGCTCAAGCTGGGTGACATTTTAACTGTTTTTCTGGGTCTTGTAGGCTCGAGCCAATGTATCTATCAGCTCAGTTGCTAGGGACACTGCAGCCATACTTGACACAGCATTACTCCAGGCCCTTCTATTGACAGGACAAACTTCAGCTGCTTTGGAACTACTTAGGGGTCTCAATTATTGTGACTTAAGGATATGTGAGGAGGTTTTGCAGGAAAGGAATCAGCATGCCTGTCTGCTAGAACTGTATAAATGTAATGCCATGCATCATGAAGCACTAAAGCTTCTGCACAAATTGGTGGAAGACTCAAACTCAGACAACCCACCAGCTGAACTTGGACAGAAGTTTAAGCCTGAAATGATTATTGATTATCTTAAAGTAAGTCTTAATTGGCATcacatactatatatatagtttgatGTTTCAACCCAAATGCATAAATTTAGGGAAGGCAGTCTAGCTTTTATACATGATAAAATGTCATTCCTGGATTCCAGTTATGTTTTCTAGGTTTCTCGTCACTATTTgcacaatttcttaatatacATGCTGATTTCAGAGAACAATTTCAAGTTCAGTGTCATGTTCACGCTTTCTTGTAGTGTCTCTGCTAGGCTATTAAACGTACTAGCCTTGATCTCCTTATTTTTTCCATGTTGGTGTTCCAATAGTACCACACAACAAATACAGAAGTGCACTAAGAAGTTTAGTTTATGTTATCAAGCTTAGAATTGAATGATCACATTTCTTGTGAACTGCTGAAATAGGTGATAGTAATTTACTcgagttttattttatttaggtaACTCAAGTAAGGTCAATACCAGTATCATCTGAGATGTATCTAAGGAAGCTTCTAAGAGAAGTAATAGGAATAATATCTTCTCATTTAGATTTGTACTGAAGAAGGGAAGGAAGATGCTGTGTACTAAAATCCCCAATAGCATGGTTGTGGCTGCAGAAGTCAGAGTGTATGTTAGTTTGATAGTGTTTCATTGCTCTTCTGACTATGTCTGCATCAGTCCATTGTGCATGGTCTTAGTAGTATTTATAGGGGTcttttattctccttttaGGTACCATGAACTATACTGTATTCTGGACTAATTGTCGCTGGCCTTGTTTGAGGAGagttatcatattttatcGCATTTCTATTTGCATTCTGCCTTCACTCTATCCTGACCTTTACTGATAATATTTCTGAgttgttttttcctttttcagcCTCTCTGTGGTACAGATCCGATGCTTGTCCTGGAATTTTCTATGCTCGTCCTTGAAAGCTGCCCCTCACAAACTATTGAGCTGTTCTTGTCTGGAAATATTCAAGCAGACTTAGTGAACTCTTATCTGAAACAGCATGCTCCAAATATGCAGACTACATATTTAGAACTTATGCTTGCAATGAATGAGAGCAGTGTCTCCGGGAACCTCCAGAATGAAATGGTATGGATATTGTTACTTCTTTTGCATCTGGTTAGGAAGTTCCCCTGACAGCCCAGTTatctaatactagtatattccatcatttataGTTagtcacatatttttatgcagTCATTTGGTACTTGTCTAGTGTGAAAAGTGGAAGTTCAGGGTTcagtttagttttttattttgtcataaatcataatactAAGATGGTGCCCACAACTGAAACAATGAAAGGTTTCTGGTGTATTAGGTATAAAGTTTAATAGACTCTGTTCACTAACTGAATATTTACAGATGCAAATATACCTGTCAGAAGTGCTTGATTGGTACAAAGATCTTAATTCTCAACAAAAGTGGGACGAGAAAGCTTTTTCTCCTACAAGGAAGAAGCTGTTGTCTGCTTTGGAGGGTATCTCTGGGTACAACCCTGAGGTTTTGTTGAAGCGTCTTCCGCCAGATGCCTTGTATGAAGAGCGGGCAATTTTGTTGGGAAAGATGAACCAACATGAGCTTGCTCTTTCGATTTATGTTCACAAGGtactttattaaaaacatCATCTTCCTAGAAATCAGGCACCTGATAAATTATATACAGTTCTCATGAACCTGCTAATATTGCTAGAATAAGTGATTTGTTTCCCCATGTTTCTGACTTCTTTCCAGAATCATCCTTACTAGAAATAGAATCAGGTGATTCTCCTAAGGTTTTAGATGGATCATGTACAAAATACTACATTAACTACTGTAATCACAAACTTTTGGAGACTTGTTAGTTGTTAGTCAAGTCACTAGAAATTTCTATGGACCAATCATGTTCTGTGATGTTCTCTTTAGCTTTAATGGTTCTGCGTGGTCTATTATCATCTTGGGTTTAAAGTATTTGAGAGTGAAAAGTGGAGCTGGTTCTTGCttcatatactagtactaattacCTTGTAGATCCTAAAAGTTAGATTCTACATGTGTCACATGTAATGCATGTCAGAAGAACACTTGATGCAGACTTTTGATTTCCTTGCAATATCAGGCCACAAAACTTATGTGCATTTTTACCTTCTGCTCGTAATTTTAGTTTTCCTGATCTGCACTATGTCTTCCGTCTCAGCTTAATGTTCCTGAATTGGCGCTGTCCTACTGTGATCGGATATATGAATCGGGACCTCAACACTCAGGGAAATCTCATGGAAACATTTACCTTATTCTACTACAAATATATCTGAATCCTCAGAGGACTACGAAAAACTTTGAAAAGAGAATTACTAGCTTGACATCCAACCGAAGTTCTGCATTCCACAGGGTTGTTCATGCGGCTGTTAAAAATAAAGGTCGCCTGTCAAAAAAGATTGCGCAAATTGAAGGTGCTGCGGAGACACGCATCAGCCAAAGTGGTACTGACAGTGGAAAAAGTGATTATGATACTGACGATGCCAATGATAATGAGGAAGGAACTTCTACCATTATGCTCGATAAGGTTCTTCATTTGTTGGGCCAACGATGGGATCGAATAAATGGAGCTCAGGCTCTAAGACTGCTTCCTAGGGAAACTAAGCTGAAGGTTACTCCCTTGTCAAACAGAGTACTTTTTAGATAAGATATGTATGAGATGCAtgcttatttttaaaatctgtaTTAGTTAAGGGTAAATGTTATCTTgttctattaatatttaattctcTCTCTTGCTTAATGCATCGGTTTGGGCTCACTGCAGAATCTACTTCCTTTCCTTGGACCACTTTTAAGAAAATCCAGCGAAGTATACAGGAATTTTTCAGTCATAAAGAGCCTCAGAGAGAGTGAGAACCTACAGGTATGTTCTTTTAAATGTCTGTAAAAAACAGAACATTCCACTTCTGAGCCAACTTTTAAAATACAGTATGATTATGAAAACATGTTTGTTTCCAACATAAGGTAGTGCAATTTGTGTAAAATGACTTTATATGTTGCATATACTCTCTTTAATGGATGAGGCAATCCCCAAAATAAGCTTTAATTCTTTTCTTCTATGTTAGTAAAATTATGTAGGTGACAGTAGGCCAATACTTAACTATCCTTAGCATTTATGAACTCTTCATACATAGTTTTGTTTTGCATAAATATGCTGCAAACAAATCAAAGAAGGTCTATGTATGTGGATAGTAGTTTTCTTATATATGTAACTAATATTTCACGATCGCTGATACTGCAAACAGGTCAAAGAAGATCTCTATAGCCTAAGGAAGAATTCAGTGAAGATTAGTGGCGACAGTATGTGTTCGCtttgcaacaaaaaaataggaaCCAGTGTGTTTGCAGTTTATCCTAATGGAAAGACGCTTGTCCATTTCGTATGCTTCAAAGATTCACAGAGTATGAAGACTGGGGGAAAAGGCTCACGCTCACCGTTCCAAGTTAGATGACACTGATTTGAGATTTGTTGGGTTGTGTACCGATTTCAGCTATATCCAGAGTGCTTGGACATAGCCCATTTCAAAAACTTACCTCAGGTTTTTTACAtcacagtttttttttttttttttttcttgcgCGTGGCTTCAGTGTGACGAGTTTTCTGGTAGATAGAGTGGCTTCAGCATTTGTTTCCACGTTTTCGTGTTCTACATTGTTTATAGTTTTCTCTTACATGGTTTATGTCCAATTGTGCGGATACCTCGAATCACACCTTGGCATATTTGTTATGTATTATATGAAAGATGAGACCATACATGGTTGTAAAAAGCTGGTTAGCAAAAAAATGAGAGGAGAAGCAAAAGTGGTTTAATTTAAGCTAATATGAAACAGAAAACAAGCACAGAACCAAAAATGCTCATTGTGTCAATCTTTGCATCTCATCTTGGTCGTTGAGAGTCTCGATAAGCAAAGGAGGAGCATACTGAGCAGTTCCTTGGTGTTCATCCGAGTCCTGACAGAACGAAAGGATCATTGTGTCGATAGACATCTCCACCACTCCAAAGAACAGAGTTGCC
This window contains:
- the LOC125204779 gene encoding vacuolar sorting protein 39 isoform X1, coding for MVHSAYDSFQLLHNSTAKIDAVESYGHNLLLSCSDGSLRIYCPESSANDPRSPPPSSDFYLQYPELKKEPYVLERTINGFSRRPMLAMEVLKSRELLLSLSESIAFHRLPNFETLAVITKAKGANAYSWDERRGFLCFARQRRVCIFRHDGGRGFVEVKDFGVPDSVKSMSWCGENICLGIRKEYVILNSTNGVLSEVFPSGRIASPLVVSLPTGELLLGKDNIGVFVDQNGKLLQEGRICWSEAPAAVVVEKPYAVGLLPRHIEIRSLRDPYPLIQTVVLRNVRRILQSAHVIVVALESSVYGFFPVPIGAQIVQLTASGNFEEALALCKLLPPEDSNLRAAKEQSIHIRYAHYLFENGDYEEAMEHFYASQVEINYVLSLYPSIVLPKSSVIPDPEQYMDVGGDAPVLSRGSSSLSDDMESSLPLHALDSEERTDLESRKMSHNTLMALIKFLQRKRFIIVEKAAAEGTEEAVSDAVGHNFVSYGSGRPRKTVKARANVSISSVARDTAAILDTALLQALLLTGQTSAALELLRGLNYCDLRICEEVLQERNQHACLLELYKCNAMHHEALKLLHKLVEDSNSDNPPAELGQKFKPEMIIDYLKPLCGTDPMLVLEFSMLVLESCPSQTIELFLSGNIQADLVNSYLKQHAPNMQTTYLELMLAMNESSVSGNLQNEMMQIYLSEVLDWYKDLNSQQKWDEKAFSPTRKKLLSALEGISGYNPEVLLKRLPPDALYEERAILLGKMNQHELALSIYVHKLNVPELALSYCDRIYESGPQHSGKSHGNIYLILLQIYLNPQRTTKNFEKRITSLTSNRSSAFHRVVHAAVKNKGRLSKKIAQIEGAAETRISQSGTDSGKSDYDTDDANDNEEGTSTIMLDKVLHLLGQRWDRINGAQALRLLPRETKLKNLLPFLGPLLRKSSEVYRNFSVIKSLRESENLQVKEDLYSLRKNSVKISGDSMCSLCNKKIGTSVFAVYPNGKTLVHFVCFKDSQSMKTGGKGSRSPFQVR
- the LOC125204779 gene encoding vacuolar sorting protein 39 isoform X2 encodes the protein MVHSAYDSFQLLHNSTAKIDAVESYGHNLLLSCSDGSLRIYCPESSANDPRSPPPSSDFYLQYPELKKEPYVLERTINGFSRRPMLAMEVLKSRELLLSLSESIAFHRLPNFETLAVITKAKGANAYSWDERRGFLCFARQRRVCIFRHDGGRGFVEVKDFGVPDSVKSMSWCGENICLGIRKEYVILNSTNGVLSEVFPSGRIASPLVVSLPTGELLLGKDNIGVFVDQNGKLLQEGRICWSEAPAAVVVEKPYAVGLLPRHIEIRSLRDPYPLIQTVVLRNVRRILQSAHVIVVALESSVYGFFPVPIGAQIVQLTASGNFEEALALCKLLPPEDSNLRAAKEQSIHIRYAHYLFENGDYEEAMEHFYASQVEINYVLSLYPSIVLPKSSVIPDPEQYMDVGGDAPVLSRGSSSLSDDMESSLPLHALDSEERTDLESRKMSHNTLMALIKFLQRKRFIIVEKAAAEGTEEAVSDAVGHNFVSYGSGRPRKTARANVSISSVARDTAAILDTALLQALLLTGQTSAALELLRGLNYCDLRICEEVLQERNQHACLLELYKCNAMHHEALKLLHKLVEDSNSDNPPAELGQKFKPEMIIDYLKPLCGTDPMLVLEFSMLVLESCPSQTIELFLSGNIQADLVNSYLKQHAPNMQTTYLELMLAMNESSVSGNLQNEMMQIYLSEVLDWYKDLNSQQKWDEKAFSPTRKKLLSALEGISGYNPEVLLKRLPPDALYEERAILLGKMNQHELALSIYVHKLNVPELALSYCDRIYESGPQHSGKSHGNIYLILLQIYLNPQRTTKNFEKRITSLTSNRSSAFHRVVHAAVKNKGRLSKKIAQIEGAAETRISQSGTDSGKSDYDTDDANDNEEGTSTIMLDKVLHLLGQRWDRINGAQALRLLPRETKLKNLLPFLGPLLRKSSEVYRNFSVIKSLRESENLQVKEDLYSLRKNSVKISGDSMCSLCNKKIGTSVFAVYPNGKTLVHFVCFKDSQSMKTGGKGSRSPFQVR